The following coding sequences are from one Candidatus Eremiobacteraceae bacterium window:
- the purL gene encoding phosphoribosylformylglycinamidine synthase subunit PurL, with protein MAAQAPASAAERIRCSGTDEELRREAQRERLALTPDELRQIAQRIGRDPTRAEAHAFAIQWSEHCSYKSSRALLKKLPTQSSDVIVPVGEDAGILRAGFVDGVEYGVVVAHESHNHPSQVVPFEGAATGVGGILRDVLCMGAEVVASADPLRFGKPIPGSHAAYVAAGAVDGIAAYGNAVGVPNIAGDIYFHDSYTDNCLVNVVALGLVRADRIVHSRVPPGGAGYDLVLVGKATDGSGFGGAAFASLILDASQSQANKSAVQVPDPFLKNVIMRATYAVCERVFKDGLAVGFKDLGAGGIMGSSSELCSAGGFGARIEIESVPQAVAGLPPFVIACAETQERMLWAVPPSFTPTLLSIYNERFTLPDVAAGARAAVIGSVTEEKRYVVLSRGSAVIDLPIDVLTGSIAREIGDVGPTGVGPFKDSANTDLTEGADASEGADASEGADASRPTIDDLEKMILSVLAHSDVCSRRPLIQHYDTVVRGATAIPSGYADAGVIIIRRGGRAGIALSVDGNPRFGAIDPRLAAAHAVVESARNVAAVGAQPIGLTDCLNYGSPEDPAAYAQLAAGIEGLAEAANSLHLGIPDEPLPFVSGNVSLYNESSSGRAIVPSAIVACIGRVDDVSRTVTMQLTGTGNRLFLLGGRTPHLGGSVAANLAGAGGGPLPPIDYTEANASIRTVFDAVRGGAISAAHDISDGGLIACVAEMCLGGDAKGAIGARLEPPARWAPAIDRDAALFGEAGGFVVEVAPARVGAFEAVCTAMGARPVAIGVSGGSSLAIAGLFDIALNRLAAAWSAPLRELFD; from the coding sequence GTGGCCGCACAAGCACCGGCTTCTGCGGCGGAACGGATTCGGTGCTCGGGGACCGACGAAGAACTGCGCCGCGAGGCGCAGCGCGAACGGCTTGCCCTAACCCCTGACGAGCTGCGCCAGATCGCGCAGCGCATCGGCCGAGATCCGACGCGCGCGGAAGCCCACGCGTTTGCGATCCAATGGAGCGAGCATTGCTCGTATAAGAGCAGCCGCGCCTTGCTGAAGAAGCTGCCGACGCAAAGCAGCGATGTCATCGTTCCCGTCGGCGAAGACGCTGGGATCTTGCGTGCGGGGTTCGTCGACGGTGTCGAGTACGGCGTCGTCGTCGCGCACGAGAGTCACAATCATCCGTCGCAAGTCGTGCCCTTCGAAGGCGCCGCCACCGGCGTAGGCGGAATTCTGCGCGACGTCTTGTGCATGGGCGCCGAGGTCGTCGCGAGCGCCGACCCGCTGCGATTCGGGAAGCCGATCCCCGGGTCGCATGCCGCATACGTCGCCGCCGGCGCGGTGGACGGCATCGCAGCGTACGGCAACGCGGTTGGCGTGCCGAACATCGCCGGTGATATCTACTTCCACGATTCGTACACGGACAATTGTCTCGTGAACGTCGTCGCGCTCGGGCTTGTGCGCGCCGATCGCATCGTCCACAGTCGCGTGCCGCCGGGAGGCGCAGGCTACGACCTCGTGCTGGTCGGCAAAGCCACCGACGGTTCCGGATTCGGCGGCGCCGCCTTCGCATCGCTCATCCTCGACGCGAGTCAGTCGCAGGCGAACAAGAGCGCCGTCCAAGTGCCGGATCCGTTCCTCAAGAACGTGATCATGCGCGCCACGTATGCGGTCTGCGAACGGGTCTTCAAAGATGGGCTGGCCGTAGGCTTCAAAGATCTGGGCGCCGGCGGCATCATGGGGAGCAGCAGCGAGCTGTGCAGCGCGGGAGGGTTCGGGGCGCGGATCGAGATCGAATCCGTGCCGCAGGCCGTGGCCGGTCTGCCGCCGTTCGTCATCGCCTGCGCCGAGACGCAGGAGCGCATGCTTTGGGCGGTGCCGCCCTCGTTCACGCCCACGCTGCTTTCGATCTATAACGAGCGCTTCACGCTGCCCGATGTCGCGGCTGGCGCACGCGCTGCCGTCATCGGCAGCGTGACCGAAGAGAAGCGATACGTGGTCCTCTCGCGCGGCAGCGCGGTGATCGATCTTCCGATCGACGTCTTGACCGGCTCGATCGCGCGGGAAATCGGCGACGTTGGGCCGACTGGCGTCGGCCCCTTCAAAGATTCCGCGAACACCGACCTGACTGAAGGGGCCGACGCCTCTGAAGGGGCCGACGCCTCTGAAGGGGCCGACGCGAGTCGGCCCACAATCGACGACCTCGAAAAAATGATTCTTTCCGTGCTCGCGCACTCTGACGTCTGCAGCCGTCGTCCGTTGATCCAACATTACGATACGGTCGTCCGCGGCGCGACGGCGATACCGTCCGGCTACGCCGACGCGGGCGTCATCATCATCCGGCGCGGTGGACGAGCGGGCATCGCTCTCTCCGTTGACGGCAATCCCCGTTTTGGCGCGATCGATCCGCGCCTTGCCGCTGCGCACGCGGTCGTCGAGTCGGCGCGCAACGTCGCCGCCGTGGGAGCACAGCCGATCGGGCTTACGGACTGCTTGAACTATGGCAGCCCGGAAGATCCAGCAGCCTACGCGCAGCTCGCGGCCGGCATCGAAGGCTTGGCAGAAGCGGCCAATTCGCTGCACTTGGGAATCCCGGACGAACCGTTGCCCTTCGTCAGCGGCAACGTCTCGCTCTACAACGAGTCGAGTTCCGGTCGCGCGATCGTGCCATCGGCGATCGTGGCGTGCATCGGCCGCGTCGACGATGTGAGCCGTACGGTGACCATGCAGCTCACCGGCACAGGCAATCGATTGTTCTTGTTAGGCGGGCGCACGCCGCATCTCGGCGGCTCCGTCGCCGCGAACCTGGCGGGCGCGGGCGGAGGCCCGCTGCCGCCGATCGACTACACCGAAGCGAATGCTTCCATCCGTACGGTCTTCGACGCGGTACGAGGCGGCGCGATAAGCGCGGCGCACGACATCTCCGACGGCGGTCTCATCGCGTGCGTCGCTGAGATGTGCCTCGGCGGCGATGCGAAGGGTGCGATCGGCGCACGACTGGAACCGCCGGCGCGTTGGGCGCCGGCGATCGACCGCGATGCGGCGCTCTTCGGCGAAGCGGGTGGCTTTGTGGTGGAAGTCGCGCCGGCTCGCGTGGGCGCTTTCGAAGCGGTCTGCACCGCGATGGGCGCTCGGCCGGTCGCGATCGGCGTGAGCGGCGGATCTTCGCTTGCGATCGCGGGACTATTCGACATCGCTCTCAACCGCCTCGCGGCGGCGTGGTCCGCGCCTCTGCGCGAGCTCTTCGATTAG
- the purQ gene encoding phosphoribosylformylglycinamidine synthase I, whose amino-acid sequence MHDPLVAVVVFPGTNSEEETVDACRDAGMDARLFMWSDDAAALRAYDAYVLPGGFAHEDRVRAGAIAAKSAAVATIVEEAGKGKLVLGICNGAQVIAETGLLGDIAIARNLPARRFESRTVDVVVSESADRCAFTRGLAPGSILVMAAAHGEGRFFGSSETFAALEASGCIVLRYAGDAHNGSMHRAAGICNAGGNVLALMPHPERLAWRFNVAYRDPDARGGDPNEPAGAHAIFRTMATSLREQSAEATR is encoded by the coding sequence ATGCACGATCCGCTGGTAGCCGTCGTCGTCTTCCCGGGCACGAACTCCGAAGAGGAGACCGTAGACGCATGTCGCGATGCCGGTATGGACGCGCGGCTCTTCATGTGGAGCGACGACGCCGCGGCGCTGCGCGCATACGACGCCTACGTGCTGCCGGGCGGATTCGCTCACGAAGATCGCGTGCGCGCGGGCGCCATCGCCGCGAAAAGCGCGGCGGTCGCCACGATCGTCGAAGAGGCCGGGAAAGGAAAACTCGTCCTCGGGATATGCAACGGCGCCCAAGTCATCGCCGAGACCGGTCTGCTCGGAGACATCGCGATCGCACGAAATCTGCCGGCGCGCCGGTTCGAATCGCGCACGGTGGACGTCGTCGTCTCCGAATCGGCGGATCGTTGTGCGTTCACGCGCGGTCTGGCTCCAGGATCGATCTTGGTGATGGCGGCGGCGCACGGCGAAGGCAGATTCTTCGGAAGTTCCGAGACGTTCGCGGCGCTTGAGGCCAGCGGGTGCATCGTCTTGCGCTACGCCGGCGACGCGCACAACGGGTCCATGCACCGCGCCGCCGGCATCTGCAACGCCGGAGGAAACGTACTCGCGCTGATGCCGCATCCCGAACGCCTCGCATGGCGATTCAATGTCGCCTACCGCGATCCAGACGCGCGGGGCGGCGATCCGAACGAGCCCGCCGGCGCCCACGCGATCTTTCGGACCATGGCGACTTCGTTGCGCGAACAAAGCGCTGAGGCGACGCGATGA
- a CDS encoding formate--phosphoribosylaminoimidazolecarboxamide ligase has protein sequence MRRKSAQTPHLPQLFTIATLGSHSALQILKGAKDEGFHTLAVVTPQNERLYASFNFVDEVIVIPTYSDFPKLESELNRRKVILVPHGSFVAYLSMDEHKAMKTPYFGNKAVLDWEADRLRQREWLLRAGLRMPRQFTKAAEIDRPVIVKLYGALGGKGYLFVKNTEDFQQRATHLVEQQFIMQEYIIGVPVYIHYFYSPLTGKLEIMSMDRRYESNVDSLGRIPSADQEGWDIHPSYVVIGNQPISLRESLLAEAFHMGEAVVRVSREICPDRGLFGAFCLETIVTPEAEFFLMEISARIVAGTNLFIDGSPYSYLNYDEPMSTGRRIAREIKNALFSESLDLVLDQSGRMTFDLPTLDNPAVAIPGPGVRAN, from the coding sequence ATGAGACGCAAATCCGCGCAAACGCCTCACTTGCCGCAGCTCTTCACCATCGCCACGCTCGGCAGCCATTCGGCGCTGCAGATCCTCAAAGGCGCAAAGGACGAAGGGTTCCACACGCTGGCCGTCGTCACGCCGCAGAACGAACGGCTCTACGCCAGCTTCAATTTCGTCGACGAAGTCATCGTCATCCCGACATACAGCGATTTTCCAAAACTCGAGTCGGAACTCAATCGCCGCAAGGTGATCCTCGTGCCGCATGGTTCGTTCGTCGCGTATCTCTCGATGGATGAGCACAAAGCCATGAAGACGCCGTACTTCGGGAACAAAGCGGTGTTGGATTGGGAAGCCGACCGGCTGCGCCAGCGCGAGTGGCTCCTGCGCGCCGGGCTTCGGATGCCGCGTCAATTCACGAAGGCCGCCGAGATCGATCGGCCGGTGATCGTCAAGCTCTACGGCGCGCTCGGCGGCAAGGGCTATCTGTTCGTGAAGAACACCGAAGACTTTCAGCAGCGCGCGACGCATCTCGTCGAGCAGCAGTTCATCATGCAGGAGTACATCATCGGCGTTCCGGTGTACATCCACTATTTCTATTCGCCGCTCACCGGCAAGCTTGAGATTATGTCCATGGATCGCCGTTACGAATCGAACGTCGACTCGCTTGGCCGAATTCCGTCCGCGGATCAAGAAGGCTGGGATATCCACCCTTCGTACGTCGTCATCGGCAACCAGCCGATCTCACTGCGCGAATCGCTCCTGGCTGAAGCCTTTCACATGGGCGAAGCTGTGGTCCGCGTGAGCCGCGAGATCTGTCCGGACCGCGGTCTGTTCGGTGCGTTCTGCCTCGAGACGATCGTCACGCCGGAAGCCGAATTCTTCTTGATGGAGATTTCAGCGCGCATCGTGGCGGGCACGAATCTCTTCATCGATGGTTCGCCGTACTCGTACCTCAACTACGACGAGCCCATGTCCACGGGTCGCCGCATCGCCCGCGAGATAAAGAATGCGCTCTTCAGCGAAAGCCTTGACCTCGTGCTGGATCAATCCGGCAGGATGACGTTCGACCTGCCCACGCTCGACAACCCCGCGGTCGCGATTCCCGGTCCTGGCGTGCGCGCGAATTGA
- a CDS encoding DUF1297 domain-containing protein has protein sequence MTQVGHAALAGYDRSRLTISCVGSHSALDVCLGARREGLRNLVVTARGREKTYADYFASRADGSGCVDETLMVDHFADILRPDVQSELLSRNAIFVPNRSFEVYARQKYPYAEIERLFTAPMFGSRKLLRAEERDEPSNQYALLESAGIRFPRRFASPDEIDGFALVKAPHAKVSFERAFFLASSPAHYRRRSDELIAAGVVDKKGLSTAVIEEYVFGPTVNLNFFWSPVLGELELLGTDTRRQTNIDGVRNLLAADQASLADSFAPSMEEAGHIAATLTESMLEQAFDMGERFVRAAREAQPPGIIGPFALQCVIASGPPKSFVVYDVSLRIPGSPGTKFTPYSGYRWGREISVGERIAREVVLARDAGRLEDVCT, from the coding sequence TTGACGCAGGTCGGTCACGCTGCGCTCGCCGGTTATGACCGATCGCGGCTGACCATCTCGTGCGTCGGTTCGCACTCCGCGTTAGACGTCTGCCTTGGAGCGCGGCGCGAAGGTCTGCGCAATCTCGTCGTCACTGCGCGCGGCCGCGAGAAGACGTACGCCGACTACTTCGCCTCACGGGCGGACGGTTCGGGCTGCGTGGACGAAACGCTCATGGTCGATCATTTCGCCGACATCCTCAGGCCGGACGTGCAGAGCGAACTGCTCTCCCGAAACGCGATCTTCGTGCCGAACCGGTCCTTTGAGGTCTACGCGCGGCAGAAGTATCCCTATGCGGAAATCGAGCGGCTCTTCACAGCTCCCATGTTCGGCTCGCGCAAGCTGCTGCGCGCTGAAGAGCGCGACGAGCCATCCAATCAATATGCGCTGTTAGAGAGCGCCGGCATCCGCTTCCCGCGTCGCTTTGCGTCGCCCGATGAGATCGACGGCTTCGCGCTCGTGAAGGCGCCGCATGCAAAAGTCTCGTTCGAACGCGCGTTTTTTCTCGCGTCGAGCCCCGCGCACTACCGGCGCCGTTCCGACGAACTCATCGCAGCCGGGGTCGTCGACAAAAAGGGCCTCTCGACGGCCGTTATCGAGGAGTACGTGTTCGGTCCCACGGTCAATCTTAATTTCTTCTGGTCGCCGGTTCTCGGCGAACTCGAATTGTTGGGCACGGATACCCGGCGTCAGACGAACATCGACGGCGTCCGGAATCTGCTCGCGGCGGATCAGGCGTCGCTCGCCGATTCGTTCGCGCCGTCCATGGAAGAAGCGGGGCATATCGCGGCGACGCTCACCGAATCGATGCTTGAGCAGGCGTTTGATATGGGTGAGCGATTCGTTCGTGCCGCGCGAGAAGCGCAGCCGCCCGGCATCATCGGGCCGTTCGCGCTCCAGTGCGTGATCGCGTCGGGTCCGCCGAAATCGTTCGTCGTCTACGATGTCAGCTTGCGCATTCCAGGGTCGCCCGGCACGAAGTTCACGCCGTATTCGGGCTATCGCTGGGGACGAGAGATCTCGGTAGGCGAACGCATAGCGCGCGAGGTCGTCTTGGCCAGAGACGCAGGGCGGTTGGAAGATGTTTGCACATGA
- a CDS encoding aspartate aminotransferase family protein produces the protein MQTVELSIADKYRRYVNTYFLKKVQPIVIDRAEGATVWDESGRAYVDLYSGISVVNAGHNRPEVIDAAIAQMRKLIHCNSYIYHNKPTADFAEALASIMPSPDLRVSFFGSSGAEAVEGAMRIAKQFTKRTEFVALEMSFHGRTAATLSVTGNWNRKKGGGPYMPGVAFAPAPFAYRSEHGADPERLAREAADAIEWVIDTQTSGSVAAFIAEPVMGEGGIIVPPPNYFKYVKEILDRRGILFIADEVQSGFGRTGKMLAIEHFGVVPDIVVTAKGIADGFPLAAFTTREEIARAFTPGDHLSTFGGNPVACAAALANLEVHRRERLSERSEEKGARTLALLRELAAKHKAIGDVRGAGLMIGIEIVADQKSKSPDAARATLIQDRLLTDGFLIGLGGYHGNVLRLQPPLVISDEDLNRGVRALDAALA, from the coding sequence ATGCAGACCGTAGAGCTATCGATAGCCGATAAGTACCGGCGCTACGTCAACACGTATTTCTTGAAGAAGGTCCAGCCGATCGTGATCGACCGGGCCGAGGGAGCGACGGTCTGGGATGAGAGCGGCCGCGCGTACGTGGACTTGTACTCCGGCATATCGGTCGTCAACGCCGGCCACAACCGGCCCGAGGTCATCGATGCCGCCATCGCGCAGATGCGCAAGCTCATCCACTGCAATTCCTACATCTACCATAATAAGCCCACAGCGGACTTCGCGGAAGCGCTCGCGTCGATCATGCCGAGCCCAGACCTACGCGTCTCGTTCTTCGGCTCGAGCGGCGCCGAGGCGGTTGAAGGCGCCATGCGGATCGCAAAACAGTTCACGAAGCGCACGGAGTTCGTCGCGCTGGAGATGTCGTTTCACGGCCGCACCGCCGCCACGCTCAGCGTGACCGGCAATTGGAATCGCAAGAAGGGCGGCGGACCGTACATGCCAGGCGTCGCGTTTGCACCCGCGCCGTTCGCCTATCGGAGCGAGCACGGTGCAGATCCGGAACGGTTGGCGCGCGAAGCCGCCGATGCGATCGAATGGGTCATCGACACGCAGACGTCTGGTTCGGTGGCCGCGTTCATCGCGGAGCCGGTCATGGGCGAGGGCGGCATCATCGTGCCGCCGCCGAACTACTTCAAATACGTGAAAGAAATCCTCGACCGGCGCGGCATTTTGTTCATCGCCGACGAGGTGCAGAGCGGATTCGGCCGCACGGGCAAAATGCTGGCCATCGAGCATTTCGGAGTCGTGCCGGATATCGTGGTCACGGCCAAGGGGATCGCCGATGGCTTCCCGCTTGCGGCGTTCACCACGCGCGAGGAGATCGCACGAGCCTTCACGCCGGGCGACCACCTCTCCACGTTCGGTGGTAATCCTGTCGCGTGCGCGGCGGCACTCGCCAATCTGGAAGTCCACCGCCGCGAGCGGCTTTCGGAGCGATCGGAAGAAAAAGGTGCGCGCACGCTCGCCTTGCTTCGCGAGCTCGCCGCCAAGCACAAAGCGATCGGCGATGTTCGCGGTGCCGGATTGATGATCGGCATCGAAATCGTCGCAGATCAAAAATCGAAATCGCCCGACGCTGCACGCGCGACGCTTATTCAAGATCGGTTGCTCACGGACGGCTTCTTGATCGGGCTGGGCGGATACCACGGCAACGTGCTGCGTCTGCAGCCGCCGCTCGTCATCTCGGACGAGGACCTAAACCGCGGCGTTCGCGCTCTCGATGCGGCGCTCGCGTAA
- the guaA gene encoding glutamine-hydrolyzing GMP synthase yields the protein MQQATREAPQVSVGAETVIILDFGAQYAQLIARRVREAHVYSEILPYDTPWAEIEARNPAAFILTGGPESCIAPGAPHLQKQVLDSGKPILGICYGLQELARICGGRVSPGTTSEYGKADLKVLATDSPLFAGVSDRSQAWMNHTDTVTELPAGFVPLASTSNCALAAVGDRARGLYGVQFHPEVMHTTDGRIVLDNFLRRVAGLRDRWEMSSFATRAIEEIRQQVGDARAICALSGGVDSAVAATLVARSIGDRLTCIFVDHGLLREHEAEEVVAAFRDVMHLDVVAVDARDRFLRALTGVSDPEEKRKIIGREFIAVFEEHARAIPGVEFLVQGTLYPDVIESKTAASKVGAKIKTHHNVGGLPERMALRLIEPLRLLFKDEVRALGRELDLPETIVGRQPFPGPGLAVRVLGAVTEERLRVLRRADAIAREEIKRGATPEPWQYFAVLTPLQSVGVMGDGRTYADLIAIRAVTSDDGMTADWARLPYEVLQRISTRIVNEVPGVNRVVYDVTSKPPATIEWE from the coding sequence ATGCAGCAAGCCACTCGGGAGGCGCCTCAGGTCTCGGTCGGCGCGGAGACCGTCATCATCCTTGATTTCGGCGCACAGTACGCGCAGCTTATCGCGCGACGCGTGCGCGAAGCCCACGTCTACTCAGAGATTCTTCCTTACGATACACCATGGGCCGAAATCGAGGCGCGCAATCCGGCGGCATTCATCTTGACCGGCGGCCCCGAATCGTGCATCGCGCCGGGCGCGCCGCATCTCCAGAAGCAGGTCCTCGACAGCGGGAAGCCCATCCTCGGCATCTGCTACGGATTGCAGGAGCTTGCGCGCATCTGCGGCGGTCGCGTCTCGCCCGGCACGACAAGCGAATACGGCAAGGCGGATCTCAAAGTTCTGGCGACGGATTCGCCATTGTTCGCCGGCGTCAGCGATCGATCGCAGGCATGGATGAATCACACCGACACGGTGACCGAGCTGCCGGCCGGATTCGTGCCGCTCGCTTCGACTTCGAACTGCGCGCTTGCCGCCGTCGGCGATCGGGCGCGAGGGCTCTATGGAGTACAGTTCCATCCCGAGGTGATGCACACCACGGATGGTCGCATCGTCTTAGACAATTTTCTGCGCCGCGTCGCCGGCTTGCGCGATCGATGGGAGATGTCGTCGTTTGCGACTCGAGCCATCGAAGAGATCCGACAACAGGTCGGCGACGCACGCGCGATCTGTGCGCTCTCCGGCGGTGTCGACAGCGCCGTCGCGGCGACGCTTGTCGCGCGTTCGATCGGCGACCGCCTCACGTGCATATTCGTCGATCACGGTTTGCTGCGCGAGCATGAAGCGGAAGAAGTGGTCGCGGCGTTTCGCGACGTCATGCACCTTGACGTCGTCGCAGTTGATGCGCGCGACCGCTTCTTACGTGCCCTGACCGGCGTCAGCGATCCGGAAGAGAAACGAAAGATCATCGGCCGCGAGTTCATCGCCGTGTTCGAAGAGCATGCGCGCGCGATTCCGGGCGTTGAATTCCTCGTCCAGGGTACGCTCTATCCGGATGTCATCGAGAGCAAGACCGCCGCAAGCAAGGTCGGTGCGAAGATCAAGACGCATCACAACGTTGGCGGACTTCCCGAGCGCATGGCGTTGCGGTTGATCGAGCCGCTGCGGCTGCTGTTCAAAGATGAAGTCCGTGCGCTCGGCCGCGAACTCGACTTGCCGGAGACGATCGTCGGCCGACAGCCATTCCCGGGACCGGGTCTTGCCGTCCGCGTCTTGGGCGCGGTGACCGAAGAACGCTTGCGAGTGCTGCGTCGCGCGGACGCCATCGCGCGCGAAGAGATCAAACGCGGTGCGACGCCCGAACCTTGGCAGTACTTCGCCGTGCTGACGCCGCTGCAAAGCGTCGGCGTGATGGGAGACGGACGGACGTATGCCGACTTGATCGCGATTCGCGCCGTGACCAGCGACGACGGCATGACCGCCGATTGGGCGCGCCTTCCATACGAAGTTCTGCAGAGGATATCCACGCGCATCGTCAACGAGGTTCCGGGCGTGAACCGCGTGGTCTACGACGTCACCTCGAAGCCGCCCGCGACCATCGAGTGGGAATGA
- a CDS encoding GGDEF domain-containing protein — MTDLAALAAPIIDTRFRDLFQLTSVISLVFQISVTALIALVSFIVSRAVRRGLFPYWASGWACYTCSLVAILLANRVTAIAPVFYFAYFFFEYAAIVFIFAACRHTAGTDLPSGRVWSTLVPAAIVAIVLVGFPTVFLWRYTFHNGILGFGWAACLVALLPALRERASGPGVRLTAAGLALLSLDYLQHCASNWYLHAQHVALSPYYYTVTSLIDGMFELMLGFGSVVVIVDRVRAELAAANEGLRVAHDRTASALNRDALTGALSRYSFEHEHREAEKSDRRGTIVVVDLDGLKQINDSLGHATGDAAIRAVARGLADLVRGEDKVYRLGGDEFVVVMPGMPLELARSRMQRLDDAINARMEPGSSWLTVSHGLSEFTGDDTESALTAADAAMYAEKSGRKAAQEKA; from the coding sequence ATGACGGATCTCGCCGCGCTTGCGGCGCCGATCATCGATACACGCTTTCGAGACCTATTCCAGCTGACGAGCGTCATCTCGCTCGTGTTCCAGATCAGCGTCACGGCGCTGATCGCGCTTGTCTCGTTCATCGTGTCGCGAGCTGTCCGGCGCGGGCTCTTTCCGTACTGGGCGAGCGGCTGGGCGTGTTACACGTGCTCGCTCGTGGCTATCTTACTGGCAAACCGCGTCACGGCGATAGCACCTGTCTTCTATTTTGCCTATTTCTTCTTTGAGTACGCAGCCATCGTTTTCATCTTCGCCGCCTGCCGCCACACCGCCGGCACCGATCTACCCAGCGGGCGCGTTTGGTCGACGCTTGTTCCGGCCGCCATCGTAGCGATCGTGCTCGTCGGGTTTCCGACGGTGTTCCTCTGGCGCTATACGTTTCACAACGGCATCCTCGGCTTTGGGTGGGCCGCCTGTCTTGTGGCGCTCTTGCCTGCCCTGCGCGAGCGCGCGAGCGGACCTGGCGTCCGCCTCACGGCAGCCGGTCTCGCGCTGCTCTCGCTCGACTATCTTCAGCATTGCGCCTCGAATTGGTACCTCCACGCGCAGCACGTCGCCTTGAGTCCCTACTATTATACTGTGACATCGCTGATCGACGGGATGTTCGAGCTCATGCTCGGTTTCGGAAGCGTCGTCGTGATCGTGGATAGGGTTCGCGCTGAATTGGCGGCGGCCAACGAAGGATTGCGTGTGGCGCACGACCGCACAGCGTCCGCGCTGAATCGCGATGCGCTGACTGGGGCGCTAAGCCGGTACTCGTTCGAACACGAACATCGCGAAGCCGAGAAGAGCGACCGGCGTGGTACGATCGTGGTGGTCGATCTCGACGGCCTCAAGCAGATCAACGACTCGCTGGGACACGCGACCGGCGACGCCGCCATTCGGGCGGTCGCGCGGGGACTTGCCGATCTCGTGCGCGGAGAAGACAAAGTCTATCGGCTCGGCGGCGACGAGTTCGTCGTCGTCATGCCGGGCATGCCGCTCGAATTGGCGCGAAGCCGGATGCAACGGCTCGACGATGCCATCAACGCGCGCATGGAACCCGGATCTTCGTGGCTCACCGTCAGTCACGGGCTTTCCGAATTCACCGGCGACGACACGGAGAGCGCGCTGACCGCGGCAGACGCGGCGATGTACGCGGAGAAGAGCGGTCGCAAGGCAGCCCAGGAGAAGGCGTGA
- the purD gene encoding phosphoribosylamine--glycine ligase — translation MKVLVVGSGAREHALAWKLAQSPSVKSVCAAPGNAGTASYGENWTGVAVTASPTLVERSVAAKIGLAVIGPEAALAAGVSDALRAAGIPTFGPGRAGARLESSKAYAKQFMARNGIPTSRFRIAHDAKQALKHLNEWEWQGVVVKADGLASGKGVVVCDTSEEAAALVEAWYRDHRVPGGGATIVLEERLTGPEASIMVVTDGETAHIFAPACDYKRAGDADSGPNTGGMGAYSPASDVLDEQALARIRREVIDPALDGLRRDGIEYRGCLYAGLMMTERGPMVLEFNARFGDPETQVVLPRLESDFAELLLAAATGTLAKTAPPVFSKNACVGVVLTTAGYPGTSTPLAGLPDAEISSFWGTSTRHGLVVDAVGGRVLTVTALGTTIAEARINAYEACAAYVGKLPDGTTLVSRRDIAARVKIE, via the coding sequence GTGAAGGTTCTCGTCGTCGGCTCCGGCGCGCGCGAGCACGCGTTGGCGTGGAAACTCGCGCAGTCGCCGTCCGTCAAATCCGTGTGCGCCGCTCCCGGGAACGCCGGCACCGCATCGTACGGCGAGAACTGGACGGGCGTCGCCGTCACAGCGTCGCCGACGCTCGTGGAGCGCTCGGTCGCGGCGAAGATCGGCCTCGCGGTGATCGGCCCCGAAGCTGCTCTCGCAGCCGGCGTCTCGGATGCGTTGCGCGCCGCCGGCATTCCCACATTCGGACCGGGGCGAGCCGGCGCACGACTTGAGTCGAGCAAGGCGTATGCAAAACAGTTCATGGCGCGAAACGGCATACCCACGAGCCGCTTCCGCATCGCGCACGATGCAAAGCAAGCGCTGAAGCACCTGAATGAATGGGAATGGCAGGGCGTCGTCGTCAAAGCCGATGGCTTGGCTTCCGGAAAGGGCGTGGTCGTGTGCGACACGTCGGAAGAAGCAGCGGCGCTTGTCGAAGCGTGGTATCGCGACCATCGAGTGCCCGGCGGCGGCGCGACGATCGTGCTCGAAGAACGATTGACCGGCCCCGAAGCGTCGATCATGGTCGTCACTGACGGCGAGACCGCGCACATCTTCGCCCCCGCGTGCGACTACAAGCGCGCCGGCGACGCCGATTCCGGTCCGAACACCGGCGGCATGGGAGCGTATTCACCCGCATCGGACGTGTTGGACGAGCAAGCGCTTGCGCGCATTCGGCGCGAGGTGATAGATCCGGCACTCGACGGCTTGCGCCGCGACGGCATCGAGTACCGCGGATGCCTGTATGCGGGACTCATGATGACCGAGCGCGGACCGATGGTGCTTGAATTCAACGCCCGCTTCGGCGACCCGGAAACGCAAGTCGTGCTGCCGCGGCTCGAGAGCGATTTCGCCGAATTGCTGCTCGCCGCCGCGACCGGAACGCTCGCGAAGACCGCGCCGCCGGTATTTTCCAAAAACGCCTGCGTGGGCGTCGTGCTCACGACCGCCGGATACCCTGGAACTTCGACGCCGCTCGCAGGCTTGCCGGACGCCGAAATCTCGTCGTTTTGGGGCACGTCCACGCGGCACGGCTTGGTCGTCGACGCGGTCGGCGGCCGCGTGCTCACCGTCACGGCGCTTGGCACAACGATCGCCGAAGCGCGGATCAATGCCTACGAGGCTTGCGCAGCCTATGTCGGCAAGCTGCCGGACGGCACGACGCTGGTCTCTCGCCGTGATATCGCAGCGCGCGTCAAGATCGAATGA